From a single Chloroflexota bacterium genomic region:
- a CDS encoding amidohydrolase family protein: MIIDSHGHYTTLPPAVDAWRSRQIAELASPAKGSIRVSDDEIRETLENGQIKRLRERGTDKMFFSPRASSMGHHFGGEKISLYWTQHCNDLIARVVSLYPDDFIPVCQLPQSPGVPPKASIEELERCVNMGFVGCVMNPDPSGGYWTDPPLSDKDWWYPFYEKLMELDTPAMVHVSATCNPNFHSTASHYMNADTTAIVQLHQSTVFQDFPGLRIIVPHGGGAIPYQFGRYRGIALRDGFQPFDEFIKNIYFDTAIYDRNGLELLLKVAGIDNVLFASEMIGAVNAIDPQTGRYFDDLKPTIDEIDWLTDEDRTKLFEGNVKHVYPRLRQHLKD, encoded by the coding sequence ATGATCATCGACAGCCACGGGCATTACACGACGCTGCCGCCGGCAGTGGATGCTTGGCGCTCACGCCAGATAGCTGAGCTTGCGTCGCCCGCCAAGGGCTCCATTCGCGTCAGCGATGACGAGATCCGGGAAACCCTTGAGAACGGCCAGATAAAGCGGCTGCGGGAGCGCGGCACGGACAAGATGTTCTTCTCGCCGCGCGCGTCCTCCATGGGGCACCACTTCGGCGGCGAGAAGATCAGCCTCTACTGGACTCAGCACTGCAACGACCTCATCGCGCGTGTCGTCAGCCTCTACCCGGACGACTTCATCCCCGTATGCCAGCTTCCCCAGTCGCCCGGTGTGCCGCCCAAGGCATCCATCGAGGAGCTGGAGCGGTGCGTGAACATGGGCTTCGTCGGCTGCGTGATGAACCCTGACCCATCGGGCGGTTACTGGACTGACCCGCCCCTCAGCGACAAGGATTGGTGGTATCCCTTCTACGAGAAGCTGATGGAACTGGACACGCCTGCAATGGTGCACGTTAGCGCCACGTGCAACCCCAACTTCCACAGCACCGCGTCTCACTACATGAACGCGGACACCACGGCCATCGTCCAACTGCACCAGAGCACCGTCTTCCAGGACTTCCCCGGCCTTAGGATCATCGTTCCCCACGGCGGCGGCGCCATTCCCTACCAGTTTGGCCGCTACAGGGGCATTGCTCTGCGCGACGGCTTCCAGCCCTTTGACGAGTTCATCAAGAACATCTACTTCGACACGGCCATCTACGACAGGAACGGTCTGGAGCTGCTGCTCAAGGTGGCGGGCATCGACAACGTGCTCTTCGCCTCGGAGATGATCGGCGCGGTCAACGCCATTGACCCGCAGACTGGCCGCTACTTTGATGACCTCAAGCCAACCATCGACGAGATCGACTGGCTTACCGATGAGGACCGCACCAAGCTCTTTGAGGGCAACGTCAAGCACGTTTACCCTCGGCTCAGGCAGCACTTGAAGGACTAA
- a CDS encoding fumarylacetoacetate hydrolase family protein gives MKLVFFNDYRLGVLKKEEDRVVDMTLALEEIPRVGPGDYMCRLIERWNGFKVRLERNAIDLPGIPLSDVQLRAPIPKPGKILCMAANYLENGYLTEPRPINGFLKNPSGVIGDGDTIHLPAAEATIFHHEAELGLVIGRKARNISEDEAYSYVFGYVNFIDVSARGLGPQGADTFLQGKSYHYFAPMGPYLVTADEVPDPQDVKVQLWVNDELHQDYSTSDMGHSIPKTIAWLSTIVTLNPGDVIALGTNHQGLGALQDGDKVERESPGLGRLTNYVSDPRKREWPRGIDQEMADRVAGRI, from the coding sequence ATGAAGCTGGTGTTCTTCAACGATTACCGCCTCGGTGTCCTGAAGAAGGAAGAGGACCGGGTTGTGGACATGACCCTGGCCCTTGAGGAGATACCCCGCGTGGGCCCCGGTGACTATATGTGCCGGCTCATCGAGCGTTGGAACGGCTTCAAGGTCCGGCTGGAGCGCAACGCCATCGACCTGCCCGGCATCCCGCTCAGCGACGTGCAGCTCCGGGCGCCCATCCCCAAGCCGGGCAAGATCCTCTGCATGGCCGCCAACTACCTGGAGAACGGCTACCTCACAGAGCCTCGGCCCATCAACGGTTTCCTCAAGAACCCCAGCGGTGTCATCGGCGACGGCGACACCATCCACCTGCCCGCCGCTGAGGCGACCATCTTCCACCACGAGGCTGAGCTCGGGCTGGTTATCGGCCGCAAGGCGCGGAACATCTCCGAGGACGAGGCATACAGCTACGTCTTTGGCTACGTGAACTTCATCGACGTTTCTGCGCGGGGCCTCGGGCCGCAGGGCGCCGACACCTTCCTGCAGGGCAAGTCCTACCACTACTTTGCCCCCATGGGCCCCTACCTCGTCACCGCCGACGAGGTGCCCGACCCACAGGACGTGAAGGTGCAGCTCTGGGTAAACGACGAGCTCCATCAGGACTACAGCACCAGCGACATGGGCCACTCCATCCCCAAGACCATCGCGTGGCTCTCCACCATCGTCACCCTCAACCCGGGCGACGTGATCGCGCTGGGCACGAACCACCAGGGCCTCGGCGCTCTGCAGGACGGTGACAAGGTGGAGCGAGAGAGCCCCGGCCTCGGCCGCCTGACCAACTACGTCTCGGACCCGAGGAAGCGCGAGTGGCCCCGAGGCATCGACCAGGAGATGGCGGACCGCGTCGCCGGCAGGATCTAA
- a CDS encoding fumarylacetoacetate hydrolase family protein, whose product MKLVMYNNYQLGLLQDGGVINLSESLSDVNAPTPQDLVNAVIADFEGTFRARIQEIASKAQPISLDQVHLRSPLPRPGKILCMAANYLENGALPEPKPINGFFKSPESVIGEGETVVLPTVHEAPVFHHEAELGVVIGKEAVDVSAENAFDHIFGYVNFNDVSARGLHPNSFLWMKSHDTFGPLGPWLVTADEVEDAHNLQVRLWINGQIRQDYSTNDMAYKLPETIEWLSSIVKLEPGDLIATGTNHQGLGPIQNGDIMEMEIDGLGRITVTVKDELNREWHRGVDTDIADWVAGRSSEPPSWARR is encoded by the coding sequence ATGAAGCTGGTCATGTACAACAACTATCAACTGGGCCTGCTCCAGGATGGGGGCGTCATCAACCTGTCCGAGTCCCTCTCGGACGTAAACGCGCCCACGCCGCAGGACCTTGTCAACGCCGTCATCGCCGACTTCGAGGGCACGTTCCGGGCACGCATTCAGGAGATCGCCTCCAAGGCGCAGCCCATCTCGTTGGATCAGGTGCATCTCCGCTCGCCGCTGCCGCGGCCGGGCAAGATCCTCTGCATGGCGGCCAACTACCTCGAGAATGGCGCGCTCCCGGAGCCCAAGCCCATCAACGGGTTCTTCAAGTCGCCGGAGTCCGTCATCGGCGAGGGCGAGACGGTCGTCCTCCCTACCGTGCACGAGGCGCCTGTCTTTCACCATGAGGCTGAACTCGGCGTGGTAATCGGCAAGGAAGCGGTTGACGTTTCCGCGGAGAACGCCTTTGACCACATCTTCGGTTACGTCAACTTCAACGACGTCTCCGCGCGGGGTCTGCATCCCAACAGCTTCCTTTGGATGAAGTCCCATGACACCTTCGGGCCGTTGGGGCCGTGGCTTGTGACCGCCGACGAAGTCGAGGACGCACACAATCTGCAGGTGCGGCTGTGGATCAACGGCCAGATTCGACAGGACTACAGTACCAACGACATGGCCTACAAACTCCCGGAGACCATCGAGTGGCTCAGCTCTATCGTCAAGCTGGAGCCGGGAGACCTCATCGCCACCGGCACCAACCACCAGGGCCTCGGCCCTATCCAGAACGGCGACATCATGGAGATGGAGATCGACGGGCTGGGCAGGATCACAGTGACCGTGAAGGACGAACTAAACCGGGAATGGCACCGGGGGGTGGACACCGATATTGCGGACTGGGTCGCGGGCCGCTCGTCGGAGCCCCCGTCTTGGGCGCGCCGATAA
- a CDS encoding aldolase/citrate lyase family protein, producing MAGQRLNNIIKALEEGKPAITTFAGPSIDNAISVSSAKYDGVVYESEHNPYDIGVLRHCLQYMLNRKQILDGGTLAPAVTPTVRIPPNGGEMNQWLAKQVLDIGYYGIVWPHVSTVEEAYNAVSACRYPRPRDAEYFEPEGQRGDAPGNAARYWGLSQQEYYKKADVWPLNPEGEILCIIMCEEVKAIENLPDMLKEVPGIGVVLIGEGDLSQNLGHPRDYYHPIVVEAMAEIRAICKEHNVPVGHPHVGLDNIDHVIEDGYRYLMVGAERSYNGLNRALELAGRA from the coding sequence ATGGCAGGACAACGGCTGAACAACATCATCAAGGCCTTGGAAGAGGGGAAGCCCGCCATCACGACGTTTGCAGGCCCCAGCATCGACAACGCAATCTCGGTCAGTTCGGCCAAGTACGACGGGGTCGTGTATGAGTCCGAGCACAACCCGTACGACATCGGGGTGCTGCGCCACTGTCTGCAGTACATGCTGAACCGCAAGCAGATCCTGGACGGCGGCACCTTGGCGCCGGCAGTGACCCCCACGGTCCGCATCCCCCCCAACGGCGGCGAGATGAACCAGTGGCTGGCCAAGCAGGTACTGGACATCGGCTACTACGGAATCGTGTGGCCGCACGTGAGCACGGTTGAAGAGGCCTACAACGCCGTTTCCGCCTGCCGCTACCCCCGCCCGCGCGATGCCGAGTACTTCGAGCCCGAGGGCCAGCGCGGCGACGCCCCCGGCAACGCCGCCCGCTACTGGGGCCTTTCCCAGCAGGAGTACTACAAGAAGGCCGACGTCTGGCCCCTCAACCCGGAGGGCGAGATCCTCTGCATCATCATGTGTGAAGAGGTCAAGGCCATTGAGAACCTGCCGGACATGCTGAAGGAAGTCCCCGGCATCGGCGTGGTCCTCATCGGCGAGGGCGATCTGTCGCAGAACTTGGGCCACCCGCGTGACTACTACCACCCCATCGTGGTGGAGGCCATGGCAGAGATCCGGGCGATCTGCAAGGAGCACAACGTGCCCGTAGGCCACCCGCACGTGGGCCTGGACAACATCGACCACGTCATCGAGGACGGCTACCGCTACCTCATGGTCGGAGCGGAGCGCTCCTACAACGGCCTCAACAGAGCGCTGGAGCTGGCCGGCAGGGCGTAG
- a CDS encoding pyridoxamine 5'-phosphate oxidase family protein has translation MEQQRVPTNDSPPTASRPVMPESYGLASPEEGEILPWAWAEERLTASRNYWVVTARPDGRPHAMPVWGVWFDGAFHFGTGANSRKGRNISADPRATVHLESGDEVVVLEGVMTEVTGDAEAIRRFEETFNPKYGFKPGSEEMDLVNMGAVMYRMAPRVAFGWTEANFPQNATRWVFEEAESE, from the coding sequence ATGGAACAGCAACGAGTTCCCACAAACGACAGTCCTCCCACCGCAAGCCGGCCCGTGATGCCTGAGTCATATGGATTGGCGTCACCGGAGGAGGGTGAGATCCTTCCGTGGGCGTGGGCCGAGGAGCGGCTGACGGCGTCGCGAAACTACTGGGTGGTCACCGCCCGACCGGACGGCAGACCACATGCGATGCCGGTTTGGGGTGTGTGGTTCGACGGCGCCTTTCACTTCGGGACCGGGGCCAATTCACGCAAGGGACGCAACATCTCGGCGGACCCAAGGGCGACTGTGCATCTGGAGAGCGGTGACGAGGTGGTGGTGCTTGAGGGAGTCATGACCGAGGTTACGGGCGACGCCGAGGCTATTCGCCGATTTGAGGAAACCTTCAATCCCAAGTATGGCTTCAAACCCGGTTCCGAGGAAATGGATCTGGTCAACATGGGCGCTGTGATGTACCGCATGGCGCCGCGGGTGGCGTTCGGGTGGACGGAGGCGAACTTCCCGCAGAACGCGACGCGGTGGGTGTTCGAGGAGGCGGAGTCAGAGTAG
- a CDS encoding DUF502 domain-containing protein encodes MTNQNDGNTPEELDQEEEKKPNIFERVESHIQSRTLQGFVALIPLLVTVILLAFLIGKADGYIRSLPFVMNRAWDFPGFGLITLIVIFYFIGWMDSTRIGGKILVFKDEVLSRVPMVKTFYKITQQGITSLTSSATFTRVVFVEWPREGMVALGFVTGRVFTPDRSQSLAVVYIPTVPNPTSGNMAFIHEDDVMETDISVDAAMRLVFSGGIVLPEKMVLARAPQERVTEGSMLVGEYQAPARRA; translated from the coding sequence ATGACGAACCAGAACGACGGCAACACTCCAGAGGAGTTGGATCAGGAAGAAGAGAAGAAACCCAACATATTCGAGCGAGTGGAGAGCCACATCCAGTCGCGCACCTTACAGGGCTTTGTGGCGCTTATCCCCCTCCTTGTGACGGTGATACTGCTGGCGTTCCTGATTGGAAAGGCGGACGGCTACATTCGCTCCCTGCCCTTTGTCATGAACCGGGCATGGGACTTTCCCGGCTTCGGGCTCATCACGCTCATTGTCATCTTCTATTTCATCGGGTGGATGGACTCCACGCGTATCGGCGGCAAGATCCTGGTATTCAAGGATGAGGTGTTGAGCCGTGTTCCCATGGTCAAGACGTTCTACAAGATTACCCAGCAGGGCATCACCTCTCTCACCTCGTCGGCCACGTTTACCCGGGTGGTGTTTGTGGAGTGGCCCAGGGAGGGCATGGTGGCTCTAGGGTTTGTCACCGGCCGAGTCTTCACCCCCGACCGGTCCCAGTCACTAGCAGTGGTGTACATCCCGACTGTACCCAACCCCACATCCGGCAACATGGCATTCATCCACGAGGACGACGTGATGGAGACCGACATCAGCGTTGACGCCGCAATGCGACTGGTGTTCTCCGGCGGCATCGTGCTCCCCGAGAAGATGGTGTTGGCCCGTGCGCCGCAGGAGCGGGTCACGGAGGGCTCGATGCTGGTGGGTGAGTACCAGGCGCCAGCCCGCCGGGCGTAG